In Pungitius pungitius chromosome 2, fPunPun2.1, whole genome shotgun sequence, a single window of DNA contains:
- the creb3l2 gene encoding cyclic AMP-responsive element-binding protein 3-like protein 2, whose translation MEILDGSEPFLHWDRNLSELSEAGEIDRVLYTNHFSELLDDLSQDALLGQLLSDPFLSGGRGGAEAMEGEDGGDLSPSSPLPPHITAEHSYSLCGDSRPQSPLSHLTGEQGSDAESDGDSADWPMEQEDAIDSFLCETPSLLPALSLSLASSDGARGAEGRAAAPAAAASSSSSSSPPPARAAAGFKVKEENIIPQIKLEPHEVDQFLNLSPKGLEPLQMPPTPPSSHGSDSEGSQSPVHAPPGLSCPASPASPPPSQAGLKASPRAASSLSNSPLLTAAHKLQGSGPLMLTEEERRTLVAEGYPVPTKLPLTKAEEKALKKIRRKIKNKISAQESRRKKKEYMDALEKKVETCSNENHELRRKVETLECTNKSLLQQLQSLQAVVAGKVPKSCRMAGTQTSSCLMVVVLCFALFLGSFYPGGLSPCSSITDSGLASKQPPVEDSYTTTVKSRNLLSTFEDEQPHLLGLGGEYPDQWEETTAVVMAAWRRSEQQKASAEPGAAEAHAPFRNASGDAATSKDLLLELHRSPDQRTNESSRKVLELERRVKETS comes from the exons CACTTCTCCGAGCTCCTGGACGATCTCTCCCAGGATGCTTTGCTGGGCCAGCTGCTCAGCGACCCCTTTCTGTCGGGGGGGAGAGGCGGAGCGGAGGCCATGGAgggggaggacggcggcgacctgtccccgtcctcccctctgcccccccacatCACGGCCGAGCACAGCTACTCGCTCTGCGGGGACAGCCGGCCGCAGTCGCCCCTGTCGCACCTGACCGGAGAGCAAGGCAGCGACGCCG AGTCCGATGGGGACTCCGCCGATTGGCCCATGGAGCAGGAGGACGCCATCGACAGCTTCCTGTGCGAGACTCCGTCCCTCCTCCccgccctctccctctctctggcctCCAGCGACGGGGCCCGGGGCGCCGAGGGCCGCGCCGCCGCCCCTGCCgccgcagcctcctcctcctcctcctcctccccccccccggctcgggCCGCGGCCGGCTTCAAG GTGAAAGAGGAGAACATCATCCCGCAGATCAAGCTGGAGCCTCACGAGGTCGACCAGTTCCTCAATCTTTCGCCCaaag GTCTGGAGCCGCTGCAgatgccccccacccctcccagcTCCCACGGCAGCGACTCGGAGGGCAGCCAGAGCCCCGTGCACGCCCCCCCCGGCCTGTCCtgccccgcctcccccgccagccctcctccctcccaggcCGGCCTGAAGGCGTCGCCGCGCGCCGCCTCCTCCCTGTCCAACTCGCCTCTGTTGACCGCCGCTCAC AAGCTGCAGGGCTCCGGCCCGCTGatgctgacggaggaggagcgcCGCACGCTGGTGGCCGAAGGGTACCCCGTCCCCACCAAGCTGCCGCTCACCAAGGCCGAGGAGAAGGCGCTGAAGAAGATCCGCAGGAAGATCAAAAataag aTTTCGGCTCAAGAGAGTcgcaggaagaagaaagagtACATGGACGCTCTGGAGAAGAA GGTGGAGACCTGCTCCAACGAGAACCACGAGCTGCGCCGGAAAGTGGAAACTCTGGAGTGCACCAACAA GTCTCTGTTACAGCAGCTGCAGTCTCTGCAGGCGGTGGTGGCCGGTAAAGTCCCCAAATCCTGCAGGATGGCCGGCACCCAGACGTCCTCGTGCCTAAtg gtggtCGTGTTGTGTTTTGCTCTGTTTTTGGGGAGTTTCTACCCGGGGGGGTTGAGTCCGTGTTCCAGCATCACTGACAGCGGCCTCGCTTCCAAACAGCCGCCTGTAGAGGACTCTTACACAACCACAG TGAAGTCGAGGAATCTGCTGTCGACCTTCGAGGACGAGCAGCCCCACCTCCTCGGCCTGGGCGGCGAGTACCCCGACCAATGGGAGGAGACCACGGCCGTCGTCATGGCGGCGTGGCGGCGCTCGGAGCAGCAGAAGGCGTCCGCGGAGCCCGGCGCCGCGGAGGCGCACGCGCCCTTCAGGAACGCCAGCGGCGACGCGGCGACGTCCAAagacctgctgctggagctgcacaG GTCTCCGGATCAGAGGACGAATGAGAGCAGCAGAAAAGTGTTGGAGCTGGAGCGAAGAGTGAAGGAGACCTCCTGA